A window from Plectropomus leopardus isolate mb chromosome 3, YSFRI_Pleo_2.0, whole genome shotgun sequence encodes these proteins:
- the c3h1orf52 gene encoding UPF0690 protein C1orf52 homolog, producing MTEEKKSGSLGFFSSYDDLSDSSDSDSETERQKKTPGTDAPETGAQSSQHGTKRAAGGAPLPRPDELFSSVSKPAFLYNPLNKEIDWESLTVKAPEEPAREFKPWKTNAVPPPESYTAEPEKKKGAPPGMDMAIKWSNVYEDNGEDAPQPFTGKARFLPAEEEEAPESDEESEKQNMSAKKRRVETFQQKEKRKRDMGQATSDKNFVEEEKRILRQNAD from the exons ATGACGGAAGAAAAGAAGTCAGGCTCCTTGGGTTTCTTTTCGAGCTACGACGATTTGAGCGACAGCAGCGACTCAgactcagagacagagagacagaagaagacaCCGGGGACAGACGCTCCTGAGACCGGAGCCCAGTCCTCCCAACACGGGACCAAACGAGCCGCCGGTGGAGCTCCGCTACCGAGACCTGACGAGCTGTTCAGCTCCGTGTCCAAGCCGGCTTTTCTCTACAACCCGCTGAATAAAGAGATAGACTGGGAGAGCCTCACGGTCAAAGCTCCTGAAGAG CCTGCCAGAGAGTTTAAGCCATGGAAGACAAACGCTGTACCCCCTCCTGAGAGCTACACTGCAGagccagagaagaagaaaggagcTCCCCCGGGCATGGATATGGCTATAAAGTGGTCCAATGTGTATGAGGACAATGGGGAAGATGCACCACAGCCTTTCACTGGCAAGGCCCGGTTCTtacctgcagaggaggaggaagcccCCGAATCAG ATGAGGAATCAGAGAAGCAAAACATGTCAGCCAAGAAGCGCCGAGTGGAGACCTTCCAGcagaaggagaagaggaaaaggGACATGGGACAAGCGACTTCTGACAAGAATTTtgtagaggaggagaaaaggatcCTCAGGCAAAATGCTGATTGA